From Anopheles funestus chromosome 3RL, idAnoFuneDA-416_04, whole genome shotgun sequence, a single genomic window includes:
- the LOC125768040 gene encoding seminal metalloprotease 1-like, translating to MALSQNFLCVILAVALVQAEIVKDHQENVRYSQSDEFPQELSGQFEGDMVLSEQQQRFLWSNKRTTLIGPSQRWPGGIVPVSIFESHFTSAQVEQIDKAMQLIQSHSCVKFVKRTVERSFVNITGDELGCYSSLGYHDIGQQILNVHPSPVGTGCFKLGEVAHLLLHILGFVHQHSAFDRDEYVDIVWDNIDPTKVTNFDRFSNNLVQDFGVPYDYDSVMHFDETAFSKNGKQTIVPKDPNARIGQREGLSDGDILKLNFMYECANKK from the exons ATGGCATTAAGTCAGAATTTCTTGTGCGTCATACTGGCTGTTGCACTAGTCCAGGCAGAAATAGTGAAAGATCACCAAGAAAATG TACGATATTCACAATCGGATGAGTTTCCACAGGAACTAAGTGGACAGTTTGAGGGAGATATGGTGCTGAGTGAACAACAGCAGCGCTTTCTTTGGAGCAACAAGCGTACCACGTTGATCGGCCCATCACAACGTTGGCCCGGAGGGATTGTTCCGGTTTCGATTTTCGAGTCACATTTCA CTTCTGCACAAGTCGAGCAAATTGACAAAGCCATGCAGCTTATTCAGTCTCACAGCTGTGTTAAATTTGTGAAGCGAACTGTTGAGCGTAGTTTTGTAAACATCACTGGGGATGAGCTTGGATGCTATTCCTCTTTGGGATATCACGACATCGGTCAACAAATTCTCAATGTGCATCCGTCTCCTGTTGGTACAGGGTGCTTCAAATTGGGTGAAGTCGCGCATTTATTACTACATATACTAGGTTTCGTACATCAACACTCCGCCTTCGATCGAGATGAGTACGTGGACATTGTGTGGGACAATATAGACCCGACCAAGGTGACTAATTTCGACAGATTTTCAAATAACCTTGTGCAAGACTTTGGAGTTCCGTACGATTATGACAGCGTGATGCATTTTGACGAGACGGCCTTCAGCAAGAACGGCAAGCAGACAATAGTGCCGAAGGATCCGAATGCTCGAATCGGTCAGCGCGAAGGTTTAAGTGATGGAGATATACTGAAGTTGAACTTTATGTACGAATGTGCCAATAAAAAATAG